In Desulfotignum phosphitoxidans DSM 13687, a single window of DNA contains:
- the istB gene encoding IS21-like element helper ATPase IstB produces MASSEALPVLLKQLRLSTIARLWESFLTRAEEEHWRPAQYLAALCEQELNERHSRRIERFTKDSRLPIGKTLVTFDFSQTPTVRPERIEALAQNSDWVKRAENLLFFGPSGVGKTHLAAAISHGLIEQSIRVRYFTTTALVQEMQQARADLQLEKFLAKLDKFSVIILDDLGYVKKTDAETHVLFELIAHRYETGSIIITSNQPFGEWDKIFTDPSMTVAAIDRVVHHATIIEIEADSFRKRQAISRNINTSLGQDLPSGESYT; encoded by the coding sequence ATGGCAAGCTCAGAAGCCCTTCCCGTGCTGCTCAAACAGTTACGTCTTTCAACCATCGCCCGATTATGGGAGAGCTTTCTCACCCGTGCTGAGGAGGAGCACTGGAGGCCGGCTCAATATCTGGCGGCCCTGTGTGAGCAGGAATTAAATGAACGTCACAGCCGTCGCATTGAGCGTTTTACAAAGGACTCCCGCCTTCCGATTGGTAAAACCCTTGTAACATTTGATTTTAGCCAGACACCTACAGTAAGGCCGGAAAGGATAGAGGCGTTGGCCCAAAACAGCGATTGGGTAAAGCGAGCCGAGAATCTTCTATTTTTTGGGCCCAGTGGTGTTGGAAAAACCCATCTGGCAGCTGCAATATCCCATGGCTTAATAGAGCAATCAATTCGGGTGCGCTATTTTACGACAACGGCACTTGTTCAAGAGATGCAGCAGGCCCGTGCTGATCTGCAGCTTGAAAAGTTCCTGGCAAAACTCGATAAATTTTCTGTCATCATTTTGGATGACCTGGGTTATGTTAAAAAAACGGATGCCGAAACCCATGTGCTTTTCGAGCTGATCGCCCACAGATATGAAACTGGAAGTATCATCATCACATCCAATCAGCCGTTCGGTGAATGGGACAAAATATTCACCGATCCCTCGATGACTGTAGCCGCTATCGACCGGGTGGTTCACCATGCGACTATTATCGAAATAGAGGCTGACAGTTTTCGTAAACGCCAGGCAATTTCCAGAAACATCAACACAAGCCTGGGGCAGGATCTTCCTTCCGGTGAATCATATACATGA
- a CDS encoding radical SAM protein, which produces MNFIQQQHLIISVEKAGPDKLVKQSFPLRFGKYSEIKTPDFEFCFNLNGEIKSIRGLKPDWPHPAEQFKRTAGNDWIYYTVGDKSGDDGIISWMGEYYLPCLPYSSNPVWEIKYFSNPVVMSALAEWSQLFANLYTANSKGLYPHAKDLIKRILVNDERILYERSQHLNKIIGGRVSVLPPDTRHVDYDIIPLTIADGCLYHCKFCCVKTQQKFQIRSKENIYEQLRALKDHFGDDLVNYHALFLANHDALAAGENLICFAAEEAYQAFGFRQRMDQKPFLYLFGSVGSFLEAKPALFEHLNRLPFYTYINIGFESIDSETLSLIGKPITSEQAKEAFEKMIEINAAFDQIEVTGNFVAGDNLSPEHEHSLADLLKYADSKKQSKGAVYISPLKETSKKRELLPRFYKIKEESRLPVFVYLIQRL; this is translated from the coding sequence ATGAATTTTATTCAGCAGCAGCATTTAATTATCAGTGTTGAAAAAGCAGGCCCTGATAAATTGGTCAAACAAAGCTTTCCTTTGCGATTTGGTAAATATTCAGAAATCAAAACGCCGGATTTTGAGTTTTGCTTTAATCTGAACGGTGAGATCAAATCTATTCGTGGACTTAAGCCTGACTGGCCGCATCCAGCCGAGCAATTTAAGCGGACAGCCGGAAATGATTGGATCTATTATACTGTTGGTGATAAAAGCGGCGATGATGGGATTATTTCCTGGATGGGGGAATATTATCTGCCTTGTTTGCCCTATTCCAGCAACCCGGTATGGGAAATTAAATATTTTTCCAATCCCGTGGTTATGAGTGCATTAGCAGAATGGTCTCAATTGTTTGCCAACCTGTATACGGCAAATTCAAAAGGATTGTACCCCCATGCAAAGGATCTTATAAAACGGATACTGGTCAACGATGAGCGGATTCTTTATGAACGTTCCCAGCATTTGAACAAGATTATCGGCGGCCGGGTTTCAGTACTTCCGCCTGATACCCGGCATGTAGATTATGATATCATTCCTTTGACCATTGCCGATGGATGCCTTTATCATTGCAAATTTTGCTGTGTTAAAACACAACAAAAATTTCAAATAAGATCAAAAGAGAATATCTATGAACAGCTTAGGGCTTTGAAAGATCATTTTGGTGACGATTTAGTCAATTATCATGCTCTATTCCTTGCCAATCATGACGCCCTTGCCGCAGGTGAGAATTTAATTTGTTTTGCTGCAGAAGAGGCATATCAGGCATTTGGATTTAGGCAGCGCATGGATCAAAAGCCGTTTTTGTATCTCTTTGGCAGTGTTGGATCGTTCTTAGAGGCGAAGCCGGCATTGTTTGAACATTTGAATCGATTACCCTTTTACACTTATATTAATATTGGATTTGAATCCATTGATTCAGAGACCCTCTCCCTGATCGGTAAGCCGATTACTTCTGAACAGGCAAAAGAAGCCTTTGAAAAAATGATAGAAATCAATGCGGCCTTTGATCAAATAGAAGTCACTGGAAATTTCGTCGCAGGAGACAATTTATCACCTGAGCATGAACACTCCTTGGCGGACCTTTTAAAATATGCCGATTCTAAAAAACAATCAAAAGGGGCAGTGTATATATCACCGCTAAAGGAAACTTCCAAGAAGAGAGAACTTCTGCCACGATTTTACAAAATAAAAGAGGAAAGCCGCCTGCCGGTATTTGTTTATCTGATCCAGCGATTGTAA
- a CDS encoding site-specific integrase, giving the protein MKQSEVNRFNRLYERQLKTLKLQGKAQKTIDAYARSIRRTRDYFDCCPDKLKPEQLENYFADLVESHSWSTVKIDRLGLQHFWKYVLKKEWNWVDIVKPPKVKTIPDILTPSEVEKLIAATRKLRYRVFLLTTYSMGLRLGETLSLQVGDIDASRKLVHIRRGKGHKDRLVPLPDLTLTGLRELWKKHQHPALLFPNANGSPETIQKAKSHMDRGGVQKAMQVVVAECGIKKKSLSIPFATALPRISLKKA; this is encoded by the coding sequence ATGAAACAGTCTGAAGTAAATCGTTTTAACAGACTTTATGAACGCCAGTTAAAGACTCTCAAGCTTCAAGGAAAAGCTCAGAAAACCATTGATGCGTATGCCCGATCGATTCGCCGGACCAGGGATTATTTTGACTGCTGTCCGGACAAACTCAAACCGGAGCAGCTTGAAAATTATTTTGCCGATCTGGTAGAATCCCACTCATGGAGTACAGTTAAAATTGATCGCCTTGGGCTTCAGCATTTTTGGAAATATGTGCTGAAGAAAGAATGGAACTGGGTGGACATTGTCAAGCCTCCCAAGGTTAAAACCATCCCGGATATCCTCACTCCGTCGGAGGTGGAAAAACTGATCGCTGCAACCCGAAAACTGCGTTACCGGGTATTTCTGCTGACAACCTATTCCATGGGGCTTCGCCTGGGAGAAACCCTGTCTCTTCAGGTTGGAGATATCGATGCCTCGCGTAAGCTCGTCCATATCCGCAGAGGTAAAGGCCACAAAGACCGACTGGTACCGTTGCCGGATCTCACGTTGACCGGTTTGCGCGAACTCTGGAAAAAACATCAACATCCTGCCTTGCTTTTTCCCAATGCAAACGGGTCACCTGAAACCATACAAAAAGCAAAATCCCATATGGACCGGGGCGGGGTCCAGAAAGCCATGCAGGTGGTAGTTGCTGAATGCGGTATTAAAAAAAAGTCTCTATCCATTCCCTTCGCCACAGCTTTGCCACGCATCTCCTTGAAAAAGGCTTAA
- the istA gene encoding IS21 family transposase yields MSGKPITDQQIRIYMSTKNKGHIQQTAAAKAGISERSGRRIEKGEVTPGGKAVRHWRTRKDPFKNIWENEIVPMLEQNFELQPLTLFEHFAIKYPDKFQSTKLRTFQRRVKKWKALNGTGKEVMFRQEKIPGRMGLSDFTKLKKVTITINGEPLKHLLYHFRLIYSGWCHAKVVLGGESFTALSEGLQDAFWRLGGVPIEHRTDSLSAAFKNMDKDAKEDVTRRYEELFSHYGVIPTRNNKGKGHENGGVESPHGHLKNRIHQALLLRNSVDFESVKAYQQWLDIIVRDINARNADKVAQEHKHLKGLPLQRTVDYTEKVVSVSTTSTILVNRVIYTVPSRLIGERLRIHIYHDRIEAYLGTTYVITLSRQFPPDNNRRSRSVNYRHVINSLERKPQAFRYSQLRDDLLPSDTYRHIWEQLDQRLDPRAACKAIVGILSLANRTDREAELGDYIFKKMTDDHIPALHELQKKFDKKEGVIPEIDIMVASGEDYNILLSSHSPAEVF; encoded by the coding sequence ATGTCGGGTAAACCCATAACCGATCAACAGATAAGGATATACATGAGCACAAAAAATAAAGGGCATATTCAACAAACAGCAGCCGCAAAGGCTGGCATATCAGAACGTTCAGGTCGCCGCATTGAAAAAGGAGAAGTTACCCCTGGAGGTAAAGCCGTACGCCATTGGAGAACGCGTAAGGATCCTTTCAAAAATATCTGGGAAAATGAGATTGTTCCAATGCTGGAGCAAAATTTCGAGCTTCAACCGTTAACATTATTTGAACATTTTGCGATAAAATATCCTGATAAGTTTCAGAGTACCAAACTGCGCACATTTCAACGCCGGGTGAAAAAATGGAAAGCGCTCAACGGGACCGGCAAGGAGGTCATGTTTCGGCAAGAAAAAATTCCCGGGCGTATGGGTTTGTCAGACTTTACAAAGCTGAAAAAAGTTACCATTACGATCAATGGAGAGCCGTTGAAGCACCTTCTCTACCATTTCCGGTTGATTTACAGCGGGTGGTGTCATGCTAAAGTTGTCCTGGGCGGCGAGTCATTTACTGCACTGAGCGAGGGTTTGCAGGATGCATTCTGGCGGCTGGGAGGTGTCCCCATAGAACATCGTACCGACAGCCTTTCCGCAGCGTTTAAAAACATGGACAAGGATGCAAAGGAAGATGTCACCAGACGATACGAAGAATTATTCAGCCACTATGGCGTGATCCCGACACGAAATAATAAAGGAAAGGGGCATGAGAACGGTGGAGTTGAGTCACCGCACGGGCACTTGAAGAATCGCATCCATCAAGCACTGTTGCTCCGCAATTCTGTCGACTTTGAGTCTGTAAAGGCCTACCAGCAGTGGCTTGATATCATCGTTCGAGATATCAATGCCCGCAATGCCGACAAGGTTGCACAAGAGCATAAGCATTTGAAAGGGCTACCGCTCCAAAGAACAGTTGATTATACCGAAAAAGTAGTCAGCGTCAGCACCACCAGCACTATTCTGGTGAACCGCGTAATTTACACAGTTCCATCCCGTCTTATAGGAGAGAGGCTACGCATTCATATCTACCATGACAGAATTGAAGCCTACTTGGGAACGACCTACGTCATCACATTGTCCCGGCAATTTCCGCCAGATAATAACCGGCGGTCCCGCAGTGTCAATTACCGCCATGTGATCAATAGCCTGGAGCGTAAACCGCAGGCTTTTCGATACTCTCAGCTTCGGGATGACCTGTTGCCCAGTGATACTTACCGGCATATCTGGGAACAGCTGGACCAGAGGTTGGATCCCCGTGCTGCCTGCAAAGCAATCGTGGGAATTTTGTCTTTGGCCAACCGGACCGATCGGGAAGCGGAACTTGGTGATTACATCTTTAAAAAAATGACGGACGATCACATCCCGGCGCTTCATGAACTGCAAAAAAAATTTGACAAAAAGGAAGGTGTAATACCTGAAATCGATATAATGGTGGCCTCAGGAGAAGATTACAACATTCTGCTTTCCTCGCACTCACCTGCGGAGGTGTTCTGA
- a CDS encoding TIGR04283 family arsenosugar biosynthesis glycosyltransferase: MNISVIVPVFQEAKTIHAFLETVQAVFPAPVHEIIVVDGSPAGDTLAAVALPQVKTIHSGKGRARQMNHGAAMAKKEVLLFLHADTLLPKDAPQLITDLLSGNPDLMGGAFSLGIDDDRIPLKIIEWFANLRSRLTRVPYGDQSIFIRKHCFDRVGGFMEIPIMEDLELMTRIRKQGCRIHILKQKSVTSSRRWNKEGIAACTLRNWLIRLLYHLGVPPDRLAAFYK, from the coding sequence ATGAACATTTCCGTCATCGTGCCGGTATTTCAGGAAGCCAAAACCATTCACGCGTTTCTGGAAACAGTGCAGGCGGTTTTTCCCGCACCGGTCCATGAAATCATTGTGGTGGACGGCAGTCCTGCAGGCGATACCCTTGCGGCAGTTGCCTTGCCCCAGGTCAAAACGATCCATTCCGGCAAAGGCCGGGCCAGGCAGATGAACCACGGCGCTGCCATGGCCAAAAAAGAGGTTCTGCTGTTTCTGCATGCCGACACCTTGTTGCCGAAAGATGCCCCGCAGTTGATAACAGATCTGCTTTCCGGAAACCCGGACCTGATGGGCGGCGCGTTTTCTCTGGGGATCGACGATGACCGGATTCCTTTGAAGATCATTGAATGGTTCGCCAATCTCAGGTCCCGGCTGACCCGGGTGCCTTATGGTGACCAGAGCATTTTTATCAGAAAACACTGTTTTGACCGGGTGGGCGGATTTATGGAGATTCCCATCATGGAGGACCTGGAACTGATGACCCGGATCAGAAAGCAGGGCTGCCGCATCCATATCCTGAAACAAAAATCCGTCACATCCTCCCGGCGGTGGAACAAAGAAGGGATTGCAGCCTGCACCCTTCGCAACTGGCTGATCCGGCTGTTGTATCATCTCGGGGTTCCGCCGGACCGGCTGGCAGCATTTTACAAATAA
- a CDS encoding Fic family protein yields MPTPQDKLAESLAVLKKLQDEGIVAIQTKNITRTHRERLVRSGFVKEVMKGWYIQVSPEEQTGESTAWYASFWGFCGDYLKSRFGNQWCLSPEQSLSIHSGNWNVPSQLLVRTPKGGNKPIFLLHETSIMDVRLNLPDRNDMEIKENIRMMTLTAALISCAPGYYSNNAIEARAALSMISDASQILHKLLEGGHSTIAGRLAGAFRNIGKNVIADNIIGAMRDAGFRTTENDPFEEKPAIILREHKISPYVNRIRMHWADMRGIVLENFPQAPSLNQNTDEYLKHVDDIYLTDAYHSLSIEGYHVSEGLIERVRTGSWDPEINHKDKEYANALAARGYWQAFQAVKKSLEKILNKSLPGAVVSKDHSVWYRELFAPSVNAGLISASDLAGYRNQPVYIRKSRHVPPRYEAVRDLMPAFFSLLNDEEEPSVKAVLGHFFFVYIHPYIDGNGRMGRFLMNVMLASGGYPWTVIPLETRNEYMATLEEASVKKNIKPFSRFLAELVQKGITTVQQAK; encoded by the coding sequence ATGCCGACACCACAAGATAAGCTTGCAGAATCTCTCGCTGTTTTGAAAAAACTACAAGACGAAGGTATTGTTGCAATCCAAACAAAAAACATAACACGAACCCACCGAGAACGCCTTGTCAGAAGCGGGTTCGTCAAAGAAGTGATGAAAGGATGGTATATTCAAGTCAGCCCTGAAGAGCAGACTGGAGAAAGCACCGCCTGGTATGCATCATTTTGGGGCTTTTGTGGTGATTATCTTAAATCAAGGTTTGGCAATCAATGGTGTCTTTCCCCTGAACAATCATTGAGCATTCATAGCGGGAACTGGAACGTGCCGAGTCAACTTCTTGTCCGCACTCCAAAAGGCGGGAACAAGCCAATCTTTCTTCTTCATGAAACCTCGATAATGGACGTTCGCCTGAACCTGCCGGACAGGAATGATATGGAAATCAAGGAAAACATACGAATGATGACCCTGACCGCTGCTCTGATTTCCTGTGCTCCCGGCTATTATTCAAATAATGCTATAGAGGCCCGCGCTGCACTTTCCATGATCTCTGATGCTTCTCAAATCCTGCACAAGCTCCTTGAAGGTGGGCATAGCACTATAGCCGGAAGGCTTGCAGGAGCTTTCCGAAATATTGGGAAAAATGTTATTGCAGACAATATCATTGGCGCAATGAGAGATGCGGGATTCCGCACTACGGAAAATGACCCCTTTGAAGAAAAACCCGCTATTATTCTTCGTGAACACAAGATTTCTCCGTACGTCAACCGAATACGGATGCACTGGGCGGATATGCGCGGTATTGTCCTTGAAAACTTTCCGCAGGCGCCCTCATTAAACCAGAACACTGATGAATATCTTAAACATGTTGATGATATATATTTGACTGATGCCTATCATTCGCTTTCTATTGAAGGATATCATGTGAGTGAGGGGCTGATTGAACGTGTCCGCACAGGAAGCTGGGACCCAGAAATCAACCACAAAGATAAAGAGTACGCAAATGCCCTGGCTGCCCGTGGTTACTGGCAAGCTTTTCAGGCAGTGAAGAAAAGTTTGGAAAAAATTCTGAATAAAAGCTTGCCAGGTGCGGTGGTAAGTAAAGATCATTCCGTATGGTATAGAGAATTATTTGCCCCAAGTGTAAACGCTGGTCTTATATCTGCATCCGACCTTGCCGGGTACCGAAATCAACCTGTCTATATTCGAAAATCAAGGCACGTGCCACCCCGATACGAAGCTGTGCGAGATCTTATGCCTGCATTCTTCTCTCTATTAAACGATGAAGAAGAACCTTCTGTAAAAGCCGTTTTAGGTCACTTTTTCTTTGTATATATCCACCCTTATATTGATGGAAATGGTCGCATGGGAAGATTTCTGATGAATGTCATGTTGGCCAGTGGCGGCTATCCATGGACAGTCATTCCACTTGAAACCCGAAATGAATACATGGCCACCTTGGAAGAAGCAAGCGTAAAAAAGAATATAAAACCGTTTTCCAGGTTTTTAGCTGAACTTGTCCAAAAAGGGATAACGACTGTTCAACAAGCCAAATGA